The following coding sequences lie in one Peribacillus frigoritolerans genomic window:
- a CDS encoding NEW3 domain-containing protein, which translates to MKKALLSLLSLLLVLALLPLGGSAANPEEANVELWNAVKPLETTVTFLNSGAHPDDERSDFLAYLSRGLGVKTSSLIANRGEGGQNEIGDELDNALGIIRSREMIEAAKITGVKAYHLSETTSDPIYDFGFSKTPEETLEKWGEELTYERLIRFIRTYQPDILMPSFQNDATQHGHHRTMTILSERAFKDAADPTVFPQQLKQGLSVWQVKKLYLPVSSADQATTSIEIGEYDPIYNMTYPQLGEQSRYLHKSQGMGSDIPAAPRQIHLDLKQSAVDTKNQSDLFAGVPYNFTEWTEKLPRSASKLKGEFKYLQRNLDAVIAAYPNEKRVFSISQNALSNVRSITAQVKKTKLSPAIKNDLLHKLSLKEEQLQNVSYVSSGLEVQAKAASKILTKGQKTHVTVTVKNNGKQTLKKVSAALNVPKGWKTKTKAKDVNLAPNKSATMTYLVEVPEDAAYYHAYDQSTITTSISYKYGSTKTSIKEEVDGTIAVLPDVGLTLSPEDIVVNTADVKEEVPVTVTLKNYTEGKASAKVALKVPENWGVHPQNATVSFKEKSEEKQVKFTLRPPKTIQNGEYQVKAAATVNGKTFDSTIQEISYDHIGTFYYQYPAAINTVAFELLKPASLKVGYIESGFDKVADYLSNAGLNITKLTAADLAEGDLSQYDTIVTGIRAYLSREDLKANNARLLEYVENGGHLVVQYHKPGDGWDAMKTAPYPLTLGNPSIRWRVTDEKATVNVSKPESALFNYPNKITNDDWSNWVQERGLYFPMEWDERYETFISMADPNEEPFDGGILMAKYGNGTYLYTNLVLYRQIQGQVPGGYRIMTNLISYGAK; encoded by the coding sequence ATGAAAAAAGCTCTGTTATCGCTGCTTTCCCTTTTGTTGGTTCTTGCATTATTGCCGCTTGGAGGTAGCGCTGCAAATCCTGAGGAAGCAAACGTTGAGTTATGGAATGCGGTCAAGCCGCTCGAGACGACCGTGACATTCTTGAACAGCGGTGCCCATCCAGATGATGAACGCAGTGACTTTCTCGCATATCTATCGAGAGGGTTAGGGGTGAAGACCTCCAGCCTGATTGCAAACCGAGGTGAAGGCGGACAAAATGAAATTGGGGATGAACTGGACAATGCTCTTGGAATCATCCGTTCGAGGGAAATGATTGAAGCTGCGAAAATCACCGGGGTTAAGGCCTATCATCTAAGTGAAACTACCTCAGATCCCATTTATGATTTCGGCTTCTCTAAAACACCAGAGGAAACATTAGAAAAATGGGGCGAAGAACTCACCTATGAACGGCTTATCCGCTTTATTCGGACGTATCAGCCGGATATATTGATGCCATCCTTTCAAAATGATGCTACCCAGCATGGACATCATCGAACAATGACAATCTTAAGTGAACGTGCCTTTAAGGATGCGGCCGACCCAACTGTGTTTCCGCAACAATTGAAACAAGGGCTATCGGTATGGCAAGTGAAAAAGTTATATTTGCCCGTTTCCTCGGCAGATCAAGCAACCACTTCGATTGAAATCGGTGAATATGACCCAATATACAATATGACTTACCCACAGCTTGGAGAACAATCCCGCTATCTGCATAAAAGCCAAGGCATGGGTTCTGATATCCCGGCAGCACCCCGCCAGATTCATCTGGATTTGAAGCAAAGCGCCGTTGATACAAAAAACCAGTCGGACCTTTTTGCAGGTGTACCTTACAATTTTACTGAATGGACTGAAAAACTCCCCCGCTCAGCTTCAAAATTAAAAGGTGAATTTAAATACCTGCAACGGAATTTGGACGCTGTTATTGCGGCTTATCCAAATGAAAAACGTGTTTTTTCAATATCCCAAAATGCTCTCTCCAATGTTCGTTCAATTACCGCGCAAGTCAAAAAGACAAAGCTAAGCCCTGCCATTAAGAACGACTTGCTTCATAAGCTCTCATTAAAAGAAGAGCAATTGCAAAACGTCAGTTATGTCTCCTCAGGACTCGAAGTTCAAGCTAAAGCAGCTTCAAAGATCCTGACGAAAGGTCAAAAAACGCACGTAACCGTAACCGTGAAGAATAACGGGAAACAAACCTTGAAAAAAGTCTCTGCTGCATTGAACGTGCCTAAAGGATGGAAGACCAAAACAAAAGCTAAAGATGTCAATCTGGCACCAAATAAATCAGCGACAATGACCTATCTGGTTGAAGTCCCTGAAGATGCAGCCTATTACCATGCCTATGATCAATCAACCATTACGACCAGCATTTCTTATAAATACGGCAGCACAAAAACTTCCATCAAGGAGGAAGTGGATGGAACGATCGCTGTCCTTCCCGACGTTGGCCTTACCCTATCTCCTGAAGATATCGTCGTAAATACAGCAGATGTAAAAGAGGAAGTCCCAGTGACGGTAACCTTGAAAAACTATACAGAAGGAAAAGCATCGGCAAAGGTCGCTTTAAAAGTCCCTGAAAATTGGGGAGTTCATCCCCAAAATGCCACTGTATCATTTAAAGAAAAATCAGAAGAAAAACAAGTGAAGTTCACCCTCAGACCACCGAAGACAATACAAAATGGTGAATATCAGGTGAAGGCAGCTGCTACTGTCAATGGGAAAACCTTTGATTCGACCATTCAGGAAATTTCCTATGACCATATCGGAACATTCTATTACCAATACCCAGCAGCTATCAATACCGTTGCATTTGAGCTTTTGAAGCCAGCTTCATTAAAAGTGGGGTACATTGAAAGCGGATTCGATAAAGTGGCAGATTACTTAAGCAATGCAGGGCTGAACATTACGAAGTTAACTGCAGCTGATTTAGCTGAAGGTGATTTAAGTCAATATGATACGATCGTTACAGGCATCCGTGCCTATCTATCAAGGGAAGATTTAAAGGCAAATAACGCGCGCTTACTTGAATATGTGGAAAACGGCGGTCATCTCGTCGTGCAATACCATAAACCGGGTGATGGTTGGGATGCCATGAAGACTGCTCCATATCCTCTTACCCTCGGGAATCCTTCCATTCGCTGGCGGGTAACCGATGAAAAAGCCACGGTAAACGTGTCGAAACCAGAATCAGCGCTTTTTAACTATCCAAATAAAATAACAAATGATGACTGGAGCAATTGGGTCCAAGAAAGAGGATTGTATTTCCCAATGGAATGGGATGAACGGTATGAGACATTCATTTCCATGGCTGATCCAAATGAAGAACCATTTGATGGCGGAATCCTCATGGCCAAATACGGTAATGGCACCTACCTCTACACTAACCTTGTGCTATACAGGCAAATTCAAGGCCAGGTTCCAGGCGGATATCGAATCATGACGAACTTGATTAGTTACGGTGCCAAGTAA
- a CDS encoding ROK family transcriptional regulator, whose amino-acid sequence MSFKRTPSHQKYVNKKRIIQCIQECSPISRAEIAVKLQLSKPTVSLAVDELIREKWVFEKGIGESSSQGGRRPIQLFFNEKAAYIIGVDIGGTKVKIILSDLSGNILADTSFSTNTYLHSGLLKQMAIETERLIAKNQIAKGRILGMGVGIPGITQTASGLVIEAPSLGWVQYPFIAEAKRYFDFPIFLDNDVNAAALGEQWLGNAQNKRNLLFIAVGTGIGSGIILNNQLYRGASSAAGEMGYMVTDKEDMKREFKPIFNRYGYLESVAGGKSIGSHFTREVLKDPLHLLFERAKSSELSGEDAFLSAKKGDTTAMAVINEAIEHLACGIVNAASLLNPEVIILGGGVLNSSEYILPRIREVVDRYLPSLVELKTSQLGENAGVLGAVSLFLREHDGILNFRDEGEY is encoded by the coding sequence ATGAGTTTTAAAAGAACACCCAGTCATCAAAAATATGTAAATAAAAAAAGAATCATTCAATGCATCCAGGAATGTTCGCCCATTTCAAGAGCTGAAATCGCCGTTAAGCTTCAGCTAAGTAAACCAACTGTTTCTCTGGCTGTGGATGAACTTATAAGGGAGAAATGGGTATTTGAGAAAGGAATAGGAGAATCCTCCTCTCAAGGCGGGAGAAGGCCCATCCAGCTCTTTTTTAATGAAAAGGCTGCCTATATCATTGGGGTCGATATAGGCGGGACGAAAGTGAAAATCATTTTAAGTGATTTAAGCGGCAACATTCTTGCCGACACTAGTTTTTCAACAAACACTTATTTACATTCAGGACTTCTTAAACAAATGGCGATTGAAACGGAACGGTTAATTGCAAAGAACCAGATTGCGAAAGGCAGGATATTGGGAATGGGAGTCGGGATTCCTGGTATAACGCAAACGGCAAGCGGATTAGTAATAGAGGCACCGAGTTTAGGCTGGGTACAATATCCGTTCATAGCCGAAGCGAAGCGGTATTTTGATTTCCCGATTTTTCTGGACAATGATGTAAACGCGGCTGCATTAGGTGAACAGTGGCTGGGTAATGCACAAAATAAGCGGAATTTGCTGTTCATTGCGGTAGGCACGGGGATAGGAAGCGGTATTATCTTGAATAACCAGTTATACAGAGGGGCTTCCAGTGCAGCTGGGGAAATGGGATATATGGTAACGGACAAAGAGGATATGAAGCGTGAATTCAAGCCGATTTTCAATAGATACGGTTATTTGGAAAGTGTCGCAGGAGGAAAGTCGATAGGCAGTCATTTTACAAGGGAGGTTCTCAAGGATCCTCTTCATCTTTTATTCGAACGGGCCAAATCTTCCGAACTATCGGGGGAGGATGCCTTTTTGTCAGCAAAAAAAGGAGACACGACTGCAATGGCCGTCATAAATGAAGCCATCGAACATTTAGCGTGCGGAATTGTCAATGCGGCTAGTTTGCTAAATCCAGAAGTGATCATTTTAGGAGGTGGTGTATTAAATTCATCTGAATACATTTTACCTAGAATTCGGGAGGTCGTTGATCGATATCTTCCAAGTTTAGTAGAATTGAAAACTTCACAACTTGGAGAAAACGCAGGAGTACTAGGAGCGGTTTCCTTATTCTTAAGGGAGCATGATGGCATTTTGAATTTTCGGGATGAGGGGGAGTATTAA
- a CDS encoding ABC transporter ATP-binding protein yields the protein MASIKIENVQKAFGKTIAVDHLNLDIKEGEFFTFLGPSGCGKTTTLRMIAGFYYPTKGVVRFGDKDMTRVPPEKRNTGMVFQNYALFPHMTVFENVAFGLRVRKVSSADLKRRVLDALQKVRLESYSNRQVSQLSGGQQQRVALARALVIEPEILLLDEPLSNLDAKLRDEMRVEILRLQRDYKITTIYVTHDQAEALSMSDRIAVFNYGVCHQVGTPAEIYNRPANDFVASFIGEINLLPVQVEKVQQDNIEVALKNSEQPIKLHVPNQAREGISILQTDDDLAVSIRPEAIRFLDVTEEGKNIFKGKINSVQFFGSVVNVMVDVQDVLLRVDVFNTYDFGYFYQGKEVYVQLPEKQLRLIPVISGDAP from the coding sequence ATGGCGTCAATAAAAATAGAGAATGTCCAAAAAGCCTTCGGGAAAACGATAGCTGTTGACCATTTAAATCTGGACATCAAAGAAGGGGAGTTTTTTACCTTTCTTGGTCCAAGCGGCTGCGGTAAAACGACAACGCTTCGGATGATTGCCGGTTTTTATTATCCAACAAAAGGTGTCGTCCGATTTGGCGACAAAGATATGACGCGTGTACCTCCGGAGAAAAGAAATACAGGCATGGTTTTTCAAAACTATGCCCTCTTTCCCCACATGACTGTTTTTGAAAATGTAGCGTTTGGCTTGCGTGTGAGAAAGGTTTCTTCTGCTGACTTAAAGAGGAGAGTGCTGGATGCCCTCCAAAAGGTCAGGCTGGAGAGCTACTCGAATCGTCAAGTGAGCCAGTTAAGCGGAGGGCAGCAGCAGCGGGTGGCCCTTGCAAGAGCACTGGTCATTGAACCGGAAATATTACTGCTGGATGAACCATTAAGTAATCTGGATGCCAAGCTTCGTGATGAAATGAGAGTGGAAATCTTAAGGCTGCAGCGTGATTATAAGATTACCACCATTTATGTCACGCATGATCAAGCTGAGGCATTATCCATGAGTGATCGGATAGCTGTGTTCAATTATGGTGTATGTCACCAGGTCGGGACACCGGCAGAAATTTATAATCGGCCGGCCAATGATTTTGTGGCGAGTTTTATAGGCGAGATTAATCTATTGCCCGTTCAAGTCGAAAAAGTCCAACAAGATAATATAGAGGTTGCCCTTAAAAATAGTGAACAACCGATTAAATTGCATGTACCAAATCAAGCTAGAGAAGGAATTTCGATCTTACAGACTGATGATGACCTTGCTGTTTCGATTCGTCCTGAAGCAATCAGATTTCTGGATGTGACCGAGGAAGGAAAGAATATCTTTAAAGGTAAAATAAATTCCGTCCAATTCTTTGGATCTGTTGTGAATGTCATGGTGGATGTTCAAGACGTGTTACTAAGGGTCGACGTATTTAACACTTATGATTTTGGATACTTTTATCAAGGAAAGGAAGTGTATGTCCAGCTTCCTGAGAAACAGCTGCGTCTTATCCCTGTCATAAGCGGTGATGCGCCATGA
- a CDS encoding extracellular solute-binding protein translates to MKNRKKSLVSVMALSAALLISGCNGTDTKTNSDAGGAKGKKGDLEDKIVVYSPHGKDILFKFEKQFEDEYGIDVEWLDMGSQEILDRVRSEKSNPQADVWWGAPSTNFNQAKGDGLLASYKPSYSDSLDEGFHDPEWYWTGTSQTPEVIMYNSKELSKDEVPKDWDELLDPKWKDEIIIRYPLASGTMRTIFSAMIYRTYKDTNDPKEGYDWLKKLDQNTKEYSANPEMMYNKVAKGEGSLSVWAMPDVVMLKENKNYPFEFVIPESGTPVLTEGIAIVEGAKHPKAAEAFYEFVNSPEAAKTLAEEFYRIPTRSDVKDLPEWITETEIKAMDIDWNAFEEKGDEWMKYWDENIKSGDKEIKE, encoded by the coding sequence ATGAAAAATAGGAAAAAGTCGCTTGTTTCAGTAATGGCCTTATCGGCAGCACTATTGATTTCGGGATGTAACGGTACAGATACGAAAACGAATTCGGATGCTGGCGGTGCCAAGGGAAAAAAGGGTGATCTGGAAGATAAAATCGTTGTTTATTCACCGCATGGCAAAGATATTTTATTTAAATTCGAAAAGCAGTTCGAAGATGAGTATGGTATTGATGTTGAGTGGCTTGATATGGGGTCCCAGGAAATCCTTGACCGCGTTCGATCAGAGAAAAGTAATCCGCAGGCAGACGTTTGGTGGGGGGCACCTTCCACGAACTTCAATCAAGCAAAGGGTGATGGGCTGCTGGCTTCTTATAAGCCTAGCTATTCCGATAGTCTCGATGAAGGATTCCACGATCCGGAATGGTATTGGACGGGAACGAGCCAGACACCGGAAGTCATCATGTATAACAGCAAAGAACTATCAAAAGACGAGGTACCGAAAGATTGGGATGAGCTGCTTGATCCGAAGTGGAAAGATGAAATCATCATCCGCTATCCGTTAGCCTCAGGAACGATGAGGACAATTTTTTCTGCTATGATCTATCGGACGTATAAGGATACAAATGATCCAAAAGAAGGGTATGACTGGTTAAAGAAGCTCGACCAAAACACAAAGGAATATTCAGCAAACCCGGAAATGATGTATAACAAGGTAGCCAAAGGAGAGGGCTCACTTTCCGTTTGGGCAATGCCGGATGTTGTCATGCTGAAGGAAAATAAAAATTATCCGTTTGAGTTCGTCATTCCGGAAAGCGGAACACCTGTATTGACAGAAGGTATCGCCATCGTTGAAGGTGCCAAGCATCCAAAAGCGGCTGAAGCCTTTTATGAGTTCGTGAATTCACCAGAAGCCGCAAAAACATTGGCAGAAGAATTTTACAGAATTCCGACCAGAAGTGATGTGAAGGATTTACCTGAATGGATCACGGAAACGGAAATTAAAGCGATGGATATTGATTGGAATGCATTCGAGGAAAAAGGTGACGAGTGGATGAAATACTGGGACGAAAATATTAAAAGTGGAGATAAAGAAATTAAAGAATAA
- a CDS encoding amino acid ABC transporter permease has translation MDIIVAALPILLKGLQVTLYIFVIAIILGFLIGLLVALLRLAPIKILNWIAKVYVDAIRGTPFIVQLFFIYFGVNSLNLISLDSTTAGIITVAINAGAYFAEIIRAGIQSIDKGQTEAARSIGFTGTQTMRYVVLPQAFRRMLPTITNQSIISLKDTSLLSVIGIADLTQQGQIQASATFEAFKIWLAVGVIYFIIIYLLTLIANFIERRVQVR, from the coding sequence ATGGATATAATTGTTGCGGCATTGCCTATTTTATTAAAAGGACTTCAGGTGACACTTTATATCTTTGTGATTGCCATTATCCTAGGTTTTTTGATTGGTTTACTTGTCGCATTGCTGCGACTTGCCCCCATCAAAATCTTGAACTGGATTGCAAAGGTTTATGTGGACGCAATACGAGGGACACCGTTCATCGTTCAGTTATTTTTTATCTATTTTGGTGTGAATTCACTGAATTTGATTTCTTTGGACAGTACAACAGCTGGTATAATTACCGTTGCAATCAATGCAGGGGCATATTTTGCTGAAATAATAAGGGCAGGGATACAATCCATTGATAAAGGACAAACGGAAGCGGCAAGATCCATCGGGTTCACTGGAACTCAAACAATGAGGTATGTCGTGCTTCCGCAAGCCTTCAGAAGGATGCTCCCTACCATTACGAACCAATCGATCATCAGCTTGAAAGACACTTCTCTATTATCCGTCATTGGAATAGCCGATTTAACCCAGCAAGGTCAGATTCAGGCTTCGGCAACCTTTGAAGCATTCAAGATTTGGCTGGCAGTTGGTGTGATCTACTTTATCATCATCTATTTGTTAACCCTAATTGCTAATTTCATAGAAAGGAGGGTACAAGTTCGATGA
- a CDS encoding amino acid ABC transporter ATP-binding protein, which translates to MSIITVKNLRKSFGTVEVLKDINAEVQEKEVICVIGPSGSGKSTFLRCLNLLEEVTGGEVVINGHDITDPKRKININKVRQEVGMVFQHFNLFPHKTVLENITLGPIKIRATDKAEARRLALELLDKVGLKEKANSYPGELSGGQKQRVAIARALAMNPKIMLFDEPTSALDPEMVGDVLEVMKQLAKEGMTMVVVTHEMGFAREVGDRVIFMDGGYIVEENEPNELFGNPQHERTKAFLSKVL; encoded by the coding sequence ATGAGTATCATAACTGTAAAAAACCTGAGAAAATCATTTGGAACTGTCGAGGTTTTAAAAGATATCAACGCAGAAGTGCAGGAAAAGGAAGTAATTTGTGTAATAGGCCCTTCTGGATCTGGAAAGAGTACCTTCCTTCGTTGCCTGAATCTCCTTGAGGAAGTTACGGGCGGTGAGGTGGTCATTAACGGACATGATATAACCGATCCTAAAAGGAAAATCAATATAAACAAAGTCCGGCAAGAAGTTGGAATGGTTTTTCAACATTTCAATCTATTTCCTCATAAAACCGTTTTGGAGAACATAACCTTGGGTCCTATTAAAATTCGTGCCACCGATAAAGCAGAAGCGAGAAGGTTAGCGCTTGAGTTATTGGATAAGGTTGGTCTAAAGGAAAAAGCAAATAGCTATCCAGGGGAACTTTCCGGCGGACAAAAACAGCGGGTCGCAATCGCAAGGGCATTGGCGATGAATCCGAAGATCATGCTATTTGATGAACCGACTTCGGCCCTTGACCCTGAAATGGTCGGCGATGTTTTGGAGGTAATGAAACAACTTGCAAAAGAAGGCATGACAATGGTCGTTGTTACGCATGAAATGGGCTTTGCCCGGGAAGTCGGGGACCGGGTGATATTCATGGATGGAGGGTATATCGTGGAAGAAAATGAGCCGAATGAATTATTCGGTAACCCTCAGCACGAAAGAACGAAAGCATTCTTGAGCAAAGTGCTTTAA
- a CDS encoding ABC transporter permease, which produces MIKNRDTRLTVWLLIPVALVLIAYVLYPSLRTFIESLQKEGTISLGNYQDFFVQESKTNLEALWNSVYISLLSVLVSALIGIPLAFIFNRYDFPGRSFFSSAAILPIVLPSLVGVMAFMFLYGESGLIPNAIKDLFGLEKVPFKIGGVSGILIVHAYTMYVYFYMTVSAAINKIDPSLEEAAYNLGANKIKVFWKVTFPLLTPAIVAASLLVFMISMASFSAPFLLAGGYRVLSLQIYFSKINGDMEIAATQSVILSIVSISFLLFMRWYQNRKDYRMASKGIGAHRNEVKNPFMKWVMVLTGIIGVIILLLPHFTILLLSLVPDGTWTFQTYPTVFNMENYRLLFEDPNIFKPLRNSLLMAVIATLANLVFGVIASYVLVKRKFVGKSFVDILVMIPWALPATVIGMNLIFAFNEPSIFSFGQILVGTFWILPLAYFIRHIPLVVRSTNAVLEQLDDSIEEAARNLGAKWFYTFRKVIFPIIMPGVLSGTLLAFIESVGEFPTSVLLYTISNRPISIEIMNQLRMFNMGQAAAYGMIQITLIVIVLFISNKFFGIKAEKAL; this is translated from the coding sequence ATGATTAAAAATCGTGATACGAGATTGACGGTTTGGCTCCTTATACCAGTTGCATTGGTGCTCATAGCTTATGTACTCTATCCATCGTTGAGGACCTTTATAGAAAGTCTGCAAAAAGAAGGAACGATATCCCTTGGGAATTATCAGGACTTCTTCGTACAGGAATCGAAAACGAACTTAGAGGCTCTATGGAATTCTGTTTATATATCCTTATTGAGTGTATTGGTCAGTGCCTTGATTGGCATTCCGCTCGCATTCATTTTTAACCGTTACGATTTTCCCGGCAGAAGCTTCTTTTCATCAGCAGCGATTTTGCCGATTGTCCTTCCATCATTGGTAGGGGTCATGGCCTTTATGTTTTTATATGGAGAATCGGGATTGATTCCAAATGCCATCAAGGACCTGTTTGGTCTCGAGAAGGTTCCATTCAAGATTGGCGGGGTATCGGGAATCCTTATCGTGCATGCCTATACGATGTATGTTTATTTTTATATGACCGTATCAGCTGCAATCAATAAAATAGATCCGTCCCTTGAAGAAGCGGCTTATAACTTAGGTGCAAATAAAATCAAGGTTTTTTGGAAGGTTACATTTCCATTATTGACACCTGCCATCGTTGCCGCTTCTCTACTTGTTTTCATGATATCGATGGCTTCTTTCAGTGCCCCGTTTTTATTAGCTGGCGGATACAGGGTGTTGAGCCTGCAAATTTATTTTTCAAAAATCAATGGTGATATGGAAATTGCCGCTACTCAATCCGTCATTCTATCCATCGTTTCGATTTCATTTCTATTATTCATGCGTTGGTATCAGAATAGGAAGGATTATCGCATGGCTTCGAAAGGAATTGGCGCACACAGGAATGAAGTGAAGAACCCGTTTATGAAATGGGTGATGGTCTTAACGGGTATCATCGGCGTAATTATTCTGCTTTTACCGCACTTTACGATTCTATTGCTTTCACTAGTGCCGGATGGAACCTGGACATTTCAAACATATCCAACAGTATTTAATATGGAAAATTACCGGCTTTTGTTTGAAGACCCTAATATCTTCAAACCGTTACGAAATAGTTTACTGATGGCGGTTATTGCTACGTTGGCAAATCTGGTGTTTGGGGTCATAGCGTCCTATGTACTTGTTAAACGGAAATTCGTCGGGAAAAGCTTTGTCGATATTCTAGTCATGATTCCTTGGGCGTTGCCTGCAACGGTCATAGGGATGAACTTGATATTCGCATTCAATGAACCTAGCATTTTTTCCTTTGGTCAAATATTGGTAGGAACATTTTGGATTTTGCCGCTTGCCTATTTCATCAGGCATATTCCGCTCGTTGTCCGTTCGACTAACGCCGTTCTGGAGCAGCTGGATGACTCGATTGAAGAAGCAGCAAGAAACTTGGGGGCAAAGTGGTTTTATACCTTCAGAAAAGTCATATTCCCGATTATTATGCCTGGTGTTTTATCAGGGACATTATTGGCATTTATCGAATCTGTGGGGGAATTCCCGACCTCGGTCCTGTTGTACACAATTTCAAACAGGCCCATATCCATTGAAATCATGAATCAGCTTCGGATGTTCAATATGGGGCAGGCAGCTGCCTATGGGATGATTCAAATCACGCTGATTGTAATCGTTCTCTTTATTTCGAACAAGTTTTTTGGAATCAAAGCGGAAAAAGCTTTATAA
- the argH gene encoding argininosuccinate lyase: protein MSRLEEFIKNEGSAFPGKTYARELLMPVFNDQRDYLFHAMFDIHRAHVIMLSEQKIIKEEEAKTMLDGIRKVAQTDLAQLTYQPQFEDLFFMMEAKVGEEIGHELAGKIHIGRSRNDMGVAMYRLVLRGHLLQLIGYAYNLSEAFLVQAEKHTETYITGYTHTQPAQPTTIGHYFLAIYDVLQRDIGRLWAAYETVNQSPLGAAALTTTGFPISRNRTAELLGFDSVIENSYDSIGGADYLLETATAIMTCMVNTGRWIQDFLQHVTREFGTFHVADPYVQVSSIMPQKRNPVSIEHSRSIASSAYGDALAAMNMIHNTPFGDIVDTEDDLQPHLYRAFSNAGRVLKLMYAVMSTLKVNEEHTKKMAAKSCITVTELADTLSRDYDISFRKAHSIASTIAKRSISEGKELYDWDTQEINKIINEFVSVNIAEDEWKKIISPEYFVEIRSIQGGPSPKEVTRMIVNRKQKLEQDLQEYKEMVKALNDGRKALVDY from the coding sequence ATGAGCAGGCTTGAAGAATTTATCAAAAATGAAGGTAGTGCCTTTCCCGGAAAAACATATGCTAGAGAGCTTCTGATGCCTGTTTTTAATGATCAAAGAGATTACTTATTTCATGCAATGTTCGATATTCATCGGGCACATGTCATCATGCTTTCGGAACAAAAGATCATTAAAGAAGAAGAGGCGAAAACCATGCTTGATGGGATTCGGAAAGTGGCTCAAACAGATCTCGCGCAGTTGACCTATCAGCCCCAATTCGAGGACTTATTTTTCATGATGGAGGCAAAGGTCGGTGAGGAAATCGGTCATGAGCTTGCAGGAAAGATTCATATCGGCCGCAGTCGTAATGATATGGGCGTTGCGATGTACCGGCTTGTTTTGAGAGGTCATCTGCTTCAATTGATTGGCTATGCATACAATTTGAGTGAGGCATTCTTGGTGCAGGCTGAAAAACATACAGAAACCTATATTACTGGTTATACGCATACCCAACCGGCTCAGCCAACTACGATAGGACATTACTTTTTGGCAATATATGATGTGCTTCAAAGGGATATTGGCCGGTTATGGGCAGCCTATGAAACGGTTAACCAATCCCCTTTGGGCGCGGCCGCGTTAACGACCACCGGTTTTCCGATCAGCCGGAACCGTACGGCTGAACTGCTTGGATTTGATTCGGTGATTGAGAATTCCTATGACTCGATTGGCGGGGCGGATTATTTATTGGAAACCGCAACTGCCATCATGACGTGCATGGTCAATACCGGAAGATGGATTCAAGATTTCCTGCAGCATGTGACAAGGGAGTTTGGAACCTTTCATGTGGCGGACCCTTATGTTCAAGTGAGCAGCATCATGCCGCAAAAAAGAAATCCAGTCTCCATTGAACATTCCCGTTCGATTGCAAGCAGTGCGTATGGTGATGCACTTGCTGCAATGAATATGATCCACAATACACCATTTGGTGATATCGTCGATACGGAAGATGATTTACAGCCGCATTTATATCGGGCTTTTTCGAATGCAGGACGTGTCCTGAAACTAATGTATGCCGTCATGTCGACCTTGAAAGTAAATGAAGAACACACAAAGAAAATGGCCGCAAAATCCTGTATAACGGTTACTGAATTAGCGGATACCCTATCAAGAGATTACGACATATCCTTTAGAAAAGCCCACTCCATAGCAAGTACAATTGCAAAACGGTCAATTAGTGAAGGGAAAGAGCTATATGATTGGGACACGCAAGAAATCAACAAGATCATCAATGAATTCGTTTCAGTGAACATAGCAGAAGATGAATGGAAAAAAATAATCTCCCCCGAGTATTTTGTGGAAATTAGAAGCATTCAAGGCGGGCCCTCCCCTAAAGAGGTTACGAGAATGATTGTAAATAGAAAACAAAAACTGGAACAAGATTTGCAGGAATACAAGGAAATGGTCAAAGCATTGAATGATGGCAGGAAGGCTTTAGTGGATTATTAA